Proteins from a genomic interval of Poecile atricapillus isolate bPoeAtr1 chromosome 1, bPoeAtr1.hap1, whole genome shotgun sequence:
- the SLITRK1 gene encoding SLIT and NTRK-like protein 1 produces the protein MLLWILLLETSLCFAAGNVTGDVCKEKICACNEIEGDLHVDCEKKGFTSLQHFTAPTSQFYHLFLHGNSLTRLFPNEFANFYNAVSLHMENNGLHEIVPGAFLGLQLVKRLHINNNKIKSFRKQTFLGLDDLEYLQADFNLLRDIDPGAFRDLNKLEVLILNDNLISTLPPNVFQYVPITHLDLRGNRLKTLPYEEVLEQIPGIAEILLEDNPWDCTCDLLSLKEWLENIPKNALIGRVICEAPTRLQGKDLNETTEQELCKKNRVDSSLAAPPAEEETCDPGPIPTPFKIHGKEDPATPGSAPNGGTKIPVNWQIKTKPTAAVSTVSAKNKLPATFSCPHICSCDQIPGSGLKVNCNDRNVSSLVDLKPKPSNVQELFLRDNKIHTIRKSHFLDYRKLNLLDLGNNNIATVENNTFKNLFDLRWLYMDSNYLDTLSREKFAGLQNLEYLNVEFNGIQMIMPGTFNAMPKLRVLILNNNLLRSLPVDVFAGVSLSKLSIHNNYFMYLPVAGVLDQLTSITQIDLHGNPWDCTCPIVPFKQWAEMLRPKVIMSDLRCESPEDFFKEDFESLSNDVICPQLKISPTLTSTNKNSTGLTETGTHSNSYLETSRVSISVLVPGLLLVFVTSAFTVVGMLVFILRNRKRSKRRDANSSASEINSLQTVCDSSYWHNGPYSADGAHRVYDCGSHSLSD, from the coding sequence atgctgctttggatTCTGTTGCTGGAGACGTctctttgttttgctgctggaaACGTTACAGGGGACGTTTGCAAAGAGAAGATCTGTGCCTGCAACGAGATAGAAGGGGATTTGCACGTAGACTGTGAGAAAAAGGGATTTACCAGCCTGCAACATTTCACCGCCCCAACTTCCCAATTTTATCATTTATTCCTGCATGGCAATTCCCTGACTCGACTTTTCCCTAATGAGTTTGCTAACTTTTACAATGCGGTCAGTTTGCACATGGAAAACAACGGTTTGCATGAGATTGTTCCTGGGGCTTTCCTTGGGCTGCAGCTGGTGAAACGCTTGCACATAAACAACAACAAGATCAAATCGTTCAGGAAGCAGACTTTCCTGGGGCTGGACGATCTGGAATACCTCCAGGCAGATTTTAATCTGTTGCGGGATATTGACCCGGGAGCATTTAGGGACTTAAACAAGCTAGAGGTGCTGATTTTAAATGACAATCTCATCAGCACCTTACCCCCCAACGTGTTTCAGTATGTGCCGATCACCCACCTCGACCTCCGGGGAAACCGTCTTAAAACCTTGCCTTACGAGGAGGtcctggagcagatcccagGCATTGCTGAAATCCTGCTAGAGGATAACCCCTGGGACTGCACTTGCGATCTGCTGTCGTTGAAAGAATGGCTGGAAAACATACCTAAAAACGCTTTGATCGGCAGAGTGATTTGTGAAGCTCCCACTAGGTTGCAGGGCAAAGATTTAAATGAGaccacagagcaggagctgtgtaAAAAGAACAGAGTAGATTCCAGCCTAGCTGCTCCCCCTGCCGAAGAAGAAACCTGCGATCCTGGTCCCATTCCAACCCCCTTTAAAATACATGGCAAAGAAGACCCTGCCACGCCAGGATCTGCTCCAAACGGAGGTACAAAGATTCCTGTCAACTGGCAAATCAAGACCAAACCCACTGCTGCCGTGTCGACAGTGAGTGCAAAGAACAAGCTACCGGCTACCTTTTCCTGCCCGCACATCTGCAGCTGTGATCAGATCCCTGGCTCAGGTTTAAAGGTTAATTGCAATGATAGGAATGTGAGCAGCTTGGTGGATTTGAAGCCCAAGCCATCCAATGTGCAGGAGCTGTTTCTGAGAGACAACAAAATACACACCATCAGGAAATCACACTTTCTGGATTACAGAAAACTTAATTTACTCGATCTGGGCAACAACAACATTGCCACCGTGGAGAACAACACCTTCAAGAACCTCTTTGATCTCCGATGGCTCTACATGGATAGCAACTACTTAGACACCCTGTCCCGGGAGAAATTCGCTGGGCTGCAAAACCTGGAGTATCTGAACGTGGAGTTTAATGGGATCCAGATGATCATGCCTGGCACCTTCAATGCGATGCCCAAACTGAGAGTCCTCATCCTCAACAACAACCTGCTGAGGTCTCTCCCAGTAGATGTGTTTGCTGGGGTCTCACTTTCCAAGCTGAGCATACACAACAATTATTTCATGTACCTCCCGGTGGCAGGGGTGCTGGACCAGCTCACCTCCATCACCCAGATCGACCTGCACGGCAACCCATGGGACTGTACTTGCCCTATCGTGCCTTTCAAACAGTGGGCGGAGATGCTGCGCCCCAAGGTGATTATGAGTGACCTGAGGTGTGAGTCCCCTGAAGATTTCTTCAAGGAGGATTTCGAGTCTCTCTCCAATGACGTGATTTGCCCTCAGTTAAAAATCTCGCCCACATTAACTTCTACTAACAAAAACAGCACCGGGTTGACAGAGACAGGTACTCACTCCAACTCCTACTTGGAGACCAGCCGGGTCTCTATTTCGGTGCTAGTGCCAGGGCTTCTGCTGGTTTTTGTGACCTCTGCCTTCACAGTGGTTGGCATGCTGGTTTTCATCCTGAGGAACAGAAAACGGTCCAAGAGGAGGGACGCCAACTCCTCTGCATCTGAAATCAACTCCTTGCAGACGGTCTGCGACTCGTCCTACTGGCACAACGGGCCCTACAGCGCCGACGGGGCCCACAGGGTGTACGACTGCGGCTCCCACTCCCTGTCGGACTGA